The following is a genomic window from Canis lupus familiaris isolate Mischka breed German Shepherd chromosome 10, alternate assembly UU_Cfam_GSD_1.0, whole genome shotgun sequence.
CGGAGGCTGAGGGCCCTGGAGGAGCAGCTGGAGAGGAAGGCGAGGTAGGTGGTCACTCGGCGCTGACCCTCCTGGCGTGATCCTGTGACAGTCggctttttattttggagattttcaagtgttttaaggtaggaagagggatccctgggtggcgcagcggtttggcgcctgcctttggcccagggcgcgatcctggagacccgggatcgagtcccacgtcaggctcccggtgcatggagcctgcttctccctctgcctgtgtctctgcctctctctctctctctgtgtgactatcataaataaataaaaaaaaaaaaaaaaaaaaaaaggaagagtgggGCTCTGAACTCGGGCTGCACACCTGGGCTGAGTGCTTCTGGCCATTTTGCCACGTTCGGGTGCACTCAGCCCGGCAGCTGGACAGACGAGGGCCTTCGTCCAGCCCAGCGTCCGAGAGTCTGTGCCATTGCCGTGCCGGCAGCTTGGCTGCAGAGCTGGTGTCTCCCGGGGCACCTTTCTGGGGGGAATGTTTCTTTCTGCCCGTCGTGTCTCAGGATCTCATTGTCCCGAGCTTACACACTGTCCGTGGAGTGCGTGTGCACGTGGGGGTAGACTCATTCTGCCATTTACGGGAGAAAGCGGGGTGTAGGGCCGTGTCCCCGTCTGGGGCAGCCAGATGGCTGTCAGCCAGCCCCGCCTGACCCAGGTTCTTGTCGGTGAAAGGACCAAAATCTCGGAGTGAGGTGCTGGGGGCTTCAGGAGAAGCACGTGCAGCGTTTGCGTCGCGCTCTGGGAAACTTCTGCATTTCTTTACTCCCCTGGAGTTCGCAGCTGGGGGGCAACCGCCTTCCCCCTGGGGCCTGGCCGGCTGGCCTCCTGCCAGTCCTTTGGCTTCGGGCCGCACAGGGGCTCATTCTGGCTGCTGTGCCCTGGCCAGGTCCCTGCCCGGCGGGGTCCCTTCCTGCCGCGTAGAGACCTGCCTGGCAAGGCCCCTGCTGGCCTGGGAAGGTGCCAGGCTGTGCAGACCACCCGCTGAGGGCCCCTACCGTGGGGAGCCGCCCTGGCCCACGGGGCACCAGCTGGATAGCGTTGGGCGGCCGCGGCAGCCGGTGTCTCTGGGTGTGGCTTCAGGCAGGCGCTGGTGGACCATTATAGCAAGTTGTCAGCGGAAGCAGCTCTTCGAGAGCAGAAGGCCCTGTGGAGAATCCAGCGGCACAGGTTGGCAAGCACACGGCTTCGCTTCCTCGTGGAGGACCAGAAGCGCGTTCAGGTATCGCCATGGCTCCCAACAGACGCTCTTCCCCTGAACAGCCCCTGAGAGCGTATGCAGACCCACGTTCTGGGAGGGCATCGGTTACTGGCTCGGGGACGCCATGGCTGGGAGGAGGCCGTGCCGCCCTCCGACGACGCGGCCAGGGCTGAGCGCTCTCTGTAGACCCGGGCCCTGTGCGCCTCCGTGCTGCGGCTGCAGGGGCAGTTGGGGCTGTGGTTTCCATGCGTTGGCTGAGGGTGGGGCGGCTCTGGGTTGGATTGTGTGGGGCCAGGTGCTCACCGCTGCTGCCTCAATTTCAGGAGATGCTGAAGGACGTGTCCGAGGGGAAGCCCCTGGAGCCACTGGCTGTCATCCCTAGTGTGGGCTCCCAGGTGAGGGGCCGGGGGCTGGACTCGGTGCACAGcatggggctctgagctgggcgTCCCAGGTCTGCACGGTCCTGGGATCACCGTGGGTGCTGGGCCTGGCTTGTCCCAACGGTTCCCCACTTGACGAGCTTTGGTGCTGGTTGTAGACCTGAGCTCGGCGGACCAATGCCCACGTGTGTTTCAGGCTCTGTCTCCAGGACTCGCGCACCCTGCTGGGGGTGGCCGCTCTGACTCTGGGTACGTGGTGCAGCAGCGTGTAGCTGAGTGGGACAGCCCAAGTGCACAGACACCGCAGCTCCTCAAACCTCTAGCAGCAGGAACCCATGGCTCGGGGCCGGGAGCTGACCCAGGGCCGTTCCCCGAGGGCCTCAGCATCCAAGACTTCCTACCCACAGCCGGGGAGGCCGAGCAGCCTGTGCCCACAGGTGTGGCCTCTGTCCTGGAGGAGGCGCTGCAAACCATTGGCTCAGACCTGCCTCCCTCGGCTCCATCCGAAGTGGTGGGCACAGAGCCCCCTGGGGCACAGGAGTACGACTTCAGAACCATCCTGAGGCCTGCTGTAGTGCCCTTGGCTTCCCCGGGGTCTGTCCAGACCGTGGGAGGAGGCTTGAACGATAAGGGGCCGCAGCTGTGGGGGGACAGTGTCCTGTCGCCAGAGAACACAGGCGTCCCAGATAGGCAGGTGGCTCTGCCTCACCCACACCCCCCTGGGCACAAATCCCCCCAGGAGGAGAGAAGCCAGGCCATTGGGCAGGTCCTTGGGCATGTGTCAGAGGGCAGCATTCCTGCAGGGGGTTATGTTTCTGGGATGGCGCCCTCCCGCCCGCGGTGGAACATCCATGGACATGTGTCTGATGCCAGCATCAAAGTCGGGGAGAATGTGTGGGATGTGGTATCTTCCCGCCCACGGTGGAACATCCATGGACATGTGTCTGACGCCAGCATCAAAGTTGGTGAGAATGTGTGGGACGTGGCTCCCTCCCGCCCACGGTGGAATGTCCACGGACACGTGTCTGACGCCAGCATCAAAGTCGGGGAGAATGTGTGGGACGTGGCATCTTCCCGCCCACGGTGGAACGTCCACGGACATGTGTCTGACGCCAGCATCAAAGTCGGGGAGAATGTGTGGGACGTGGCTCCCTCCCGCCCGCGGTGGAACATCCACGGACACGTGTCTGAGTCCCACGTGGTGCTGGGTGCACTTTCTGGGGAAGGCCAGCCCAATGCAGCGAGGCCCTGCGAGAGCCCTCCTGACCATGTGTCGCAGTCTGGCCTCAGCCTGGGAGCACAGAGCCCTGTCTGGGAGCACGAGCCACAGCTGCCTGCAGAGACGGCCTCAGACGGTGCCTGTGCTCAGGTGGCCGGCTCCGGGAGTGGGCATGCGCGTGGGCTCCAGGCTCCACTGTCTGCAGTGGTTGGGTCCGGGGATCTGGGCGATGGTAACCCTGAGGAGCCAGGTGAGTGGGACCCTACAGCTGTCCTATCAGTGGTGGCACCTGTGGGCCCAAGAGGGGTTTGGGCAGAGGAAGGGCAAGAAGTCCACAGCCTTGGGGACTTGGGAGGTGCCACCGCACAGTAGGCACTTAGCCCAGACTCCTCCCCCCCCTTGTGTTGCTCAGGATCAGGGACGAGTGCAGACACTGACAGCCTCTCTCCAGGTCACCCTATAAGCTTACAGGTGAGGGCAGACATGGTTTGGGTGGAGGGAGTAAGCCTCGCCACCCGCCCGCCGGCCTGCCTTGCTTGGGCGGTGAGGGTCTAAGGCCTCCAGGACGCGACAGCTCGGAGGGGACCCCCCACCCAGCCTCTTCTTCCTAGGAAGGCGCGGcggcccccagcagccccagccttGGCGAGGAGGAGGCTGCGGCCCAGcgctgggggcaggagcaggccTACCTGACGGGCCTGGCAGAGCAGTACCGCCTGGAGCAGTACCCGGACAGCTACGAGGCCATGTGTGAGTGCGCGGCGGGGTGGTGGGTCCCCGTGGCCCGACCGCGGCCTGACCGCGGCCCGCCGTCCTGCAGCAGAGCCTCCTGTCGCCCACCTGCTACACCACGGGCTGCCCCGGGCCTTCGCGCTCCCAGAGCACCCCCGGGGCCGGTCGGGTGCAGATGAGACCGCGGTGCAGCTGAGCGAGCTGCTGCCCCTGCCGGTGCTCATGAAGCACTCCATCACCGCCCCGCTGGCCGCGCAGTGAGtgcccccgccctcctgccctgccctgccctgccgtccccgcccccgccccgctgaccccggccccgcccctcccaccctgctgaCCCCGCCCCCACCCGTCAGCGTCTCCCTGGTGAACAAGGCGGCAGTGGACTACTTCTTCGGGGAGCTCCGCCTGGAGGCACACTTCGAGGCGTTGCGGCACTTCCTGCTCATGGAGGACGGAGAGTTCGCACAGTCCCTCAGCGACCTGCTGTTTGAGAAGGTGATCCCTGGGCCCCGCGCGGGTGGGTCGGGCGGTGGTGGTGCCCGGAAGCCCTGGGGACACCTGTGCTCTCTCCGGCCTcagctgggggcggggcagaCGCCCGGGGAGCTGCTCAACCCGCTGGTGCtcaactctgtgctgagcaaggcGCTGCAGTACAGCCTGCACGGGGACACCCCCTATGCCGCCAACCTGTCCTTCGCCCTCAAGTTCCTGCCCGAGGCGTTTGCTCCCAACGCCCCGGACGTCCTGAGCTGCCTGGAGCTCAGGTACAAGGTCAGCAGGGCAGAGCCGAGGGGGCCAGCCGGGGGGCAGCCCCATCGGGTGGGGGGCGTGCTAAGCTGGCTTCACCCCCAGGTGGACTGGCCCCTCAACATTGTGGTCACCGAGGGCTGCCTGAGCAGGTACAGCGGCATCTTCTCCTTCCTGCTGCAGCTGAAGCTGATGATGTGGACGCTCAAGGACATCTGCTTCCACCTCAAGCGCACAGGTGAGGCCAGCCGGCCCCGGGCGAGCCCCGGTTGGCACCATGGCtgaccctctgccctcccacagcTCTGGTGAGCCAGGCCGCCGGCTCCGTGCAGTTCCGCCAGCTGCAGTTGTTCAAGCACGAGATGCAGCACTTTGTCAAGGTCACCCAGGGCTACATCGCCAACCAGATCCTGCACGTCACCTGGTGTGAGTTCCGTGCCCGGCTGGCGCAGGTGGGCGACCTGGAGGAGATCCAGCGTGCGCACGCTGAGTACCTGCACAAGGCGGTCTTCAGGTGAGCCGCTGGGCCTGCGGCCGCTCCTTGGGGCCAcgtgggggagtggggggcgcCCCCCACTGGCAGCTGCCTGCTTCCCCAGGGGCCTGCTGACGGAGAAAGCTGCGCCCGTTATGAACGTCATCCACAGCATCTTCAGCCTTGTCCTCAAGTTCCGTAGTCAGCTCATCTCGCAGCCCTGGGTCCCGGCCAGCGGCCCCCGGGGTGCTGAGCACCCCAACTTCGCTCTCATGCAGCAGTCCTACAGCACCTTTAAGTACTACTCCCATTTCCTCTTTAAAGGTGACTGTCCCCCAGGGCTGGGTGGGCTTGGGGACAGTGGGCAGGAGCCAGCCCATGGGCCTGGctgagctgccccccccccccccccaactagtGGTGACCAAGCTGGTGAACCGAGGCTACCAGCCCCACCTGGAGGACTTCCTGCTGCGCATCAACTTCAACAACTACTACCAGGATGCCTGAGGCTGCACCGcacaggtgccccccacccctggcgcTTCCTCCTCAGGGGGCGGGCAGGGCAACCACACGGAGACGGGCCAGGGGGAGAGGCTGGTTTATTGGGGGCTGTGTCTCCCCATTAGGAGCCACGTGTGCCAGCCCCTCCAAGGGTGgcaaggtgggtggggaggccccaccccctgggcctgcttccctctgctgaGCTCTTGTCCTTGCACAACGTGGCTTCTGTAGGGAGTGCACTGAGCGTGGGGTGGGGCTGCTGAGTCTGCATCGGACAGAGACAGGTCAGGGCCTGACTGGACGTCTCGGCCGTCATGGAGAGACGGGGTGGGCTTTCCACAGGTGTGCCCCGCCTCAAGGACTCAGGGGGCCTCAGGGCCTCGGGGCTCCATGTGTGGAGGCCTCCAAGGCCGTTACGAGGATCACGTCACACACAGTTCGGCCGCCCACAGTGGGGGCTTGCTGCTGTAGGAGTGCCCCCCACTGTCTGCCCCGCTGGCCCCCTCGGGCTCCGTGGCCTCCGGGACCCGAGCAGCCTCCTCGGCCCTGTGGTAAGGGGTTTCCAGAAGCTCCAGCACCCGCCGTACCTGGAGAAGGGTGGAGAGGAGTTTtaggggctgcccctgccccggtTGTCCTCCCGCGGGACCCAAGGACGGAGAGGGGACGGGGGTGAGCTTGCCTCTGAGAAGTCTCCATTCTCTGCAGCCTCAATGGCGTTTTGTGCGATGTAGTTCCGCAAGACGTACTTGGGGTTGTTGGCGTGCATGACGCGCATGCGCTCAGCCTGCCAGGCCTCCTCGTCGCTGACGCCCTCCCTGTCCTTCTCCAGCCGGGCTCTGGAATCACATCCAAGTTGTTCTTTCCAGCAGATTCCGCCTCCCCCGCACCactcctgtgttgggctccctgcacggggtgGCGTCTCCTGGGAACATGGCGCCCTGAGTCCGCGCCCGTAGCCTCACCTGTACTGCTGGAGCCAGTCAGCCCAGTGGCCCTGGTTCTTGCtcagcagctcggccgggctcagCTGCTCTAGCCGTGACTGCTGCTCCACACGCTCCAGCTCCTTCGTGACGTTCGCCCGGGTGCCGATGAGCGCAAAGAGCTGAGGGTTGGACTGTGCCAGCATCAGCATCATCGAGAGCTGCCTGTGCAGAGGGGCAGTGTGAGGCGCGTTCCCACCCTTGGCTGGCGGGGCACGGAGGAGGTGGCAGCCGCTTTAGTGGCTCTGCTGTGCCAGAGCTGGCTGCCCCCCAAGGGGGTGACCCAGGCCTGACCAGCGAGGTGGCCCTTCATCCTGGCTCTGCAGCCCTTTCATGTCACGGGACGCGTGTTCCCTGAGGGGGCAGGTGCCACGGGCGGGTAAGGGCACCATCTCGCTACTGctgggcacctgcttctccctagggCAAGGTCACTGCCGTCCGCTTCTCCATGGTGGCCACGAGGCCATGTCCTTCCCACTTGCagaagaggtgggggggggacctGGTCCTACCAGCTGGTCCTCCATCCCATCAGCCTCCCCCCACGCTGCTGCGCTAAATTCTCTCAGACCACAGTCTGTTGGCTTGTTTATTAAAACCCACAAACAGGGCTTctgggggctcagtgattgagcgtctgccttcggctcaagtcatgatcctgggtcctgggatcgagttccacatggggctcccgcagggagcctacttctccctctgcctgtgtctctgcctctctcttggtctcatgaataaaatttaaaaacacgcTGCTTCCGGGTTTGAGTGTGGGCTCAGACACCGTGTGCTGCCCGCAGTGGGAGAAAGTGTGGGAAAGCATGGGCTGGGGGGAGCCTCAGGGCCCCAAGCTCTTCTTGGGAAGCTGCTGCCCAGCCTGCTCCACCAGCCTCCCCATTACGGTGGCTGCGCTGCCGTCCCTCCCCCGGGGGCCCGAACCCTCCCTGCTCAAGCTGCCTCGGCCAGCTCTCCCTGACGTTCCCCAGGGTCTACATGGTCTCCCTCTGGAAGCAAATTCTAAGAAGTGAGACCCAGGTACCCACCGGGGATCCATCTGGGGTCGGAAGGCGAGCTTCAGCTCCTCCAGGGAGGCACACTGTGCGGTCAGCGCGGCCAGGAACTCGGGCAGGCC
Proteins encoded in this region:
- the TUBGCP6 gene encoding gamma-tubulin complex component 6: MASVPQLLDDLCEALLPAADAQPGPRRGGRPRAKRSLKRAAYDALFSHLFREETRRARPGLPRLPVKNRVLMLSFDLRVAGLGAEADRLERLLAELEAAPSGRLAEAGPVLELLVRLAGSGPPRALRRPRDYFLHSQHVGRNVPYGGYDCSDLSAFEMAVRSLICGEECLCQDAVRGALQVMEAAPGAGLPAAGSGLFSYGDPCGDRFERDTRVSLFGALVHSRTYDMDVRLDLPPVPDSADVSGLPIKVPQSVDQSDDEGFQSASNLTPDSQSEPGVTPDIDLWDAVLTYEASKRRCWEQVGCPPGHREEPYLTEAGRDTFDRFCRLCRGELQALGGGLLQVPQPVLVKECELVKDVLNVLIGVVSTTFSLCQPAQTFVVKRGVHVSGASPESISSLLSEVAECGTHYARLSQFSLQPVLDSSCGKGLVFQAFTSGLRKYLQYYRACVLSTPPTLSLLTIGFLFKKLGRQLRYLAELCGVGAVLPGAGGEPRAAFPTGVKLLSYLYQEALDNCSNEHYPVLLSLLKTSCEPYTRFIHDWVYSGVFRDAYGEFMIQVNHEYLGFRDKFYWTHGYVLISKEVEDCVPVFLKHIAHDVYICGKTINLLKLCCPRHYLYWSDVPVPRISVIFSPEELKEVERDCAIYVGRMERVARHSSISKEEKELRMEIAKQELIVHAREAASRVLRALSDRQTSERVALDARKREQFQRLKEQFVKDQERRRAARQEALDDDFGHARELRDRERRLRALEEQLERKARQALVDHYSKLSAEAALREQKALWRIQRHRLASTRLRFLVEDQKRVQEMLKDVSEGKPLEPLAVIPSVGSQALSPGLAHPAGGGRSDSGYVVQQRVAEWDSPSAQTPQLLKPLAAGTHGSGPGADPGPFPEGLSIQDFLPTAGEAEQPVPTGVASVLEEALQTIGSDLPPSAPSEVVGTEPPGAQEYDFRTILRPAVVPLASPGSVQTVGGGLNDKGPQLWGDSVLSPENTGVPDRQVALPHPHPPGHKSPQEERSQAIGQVLGHVSEGSIPAGGYVSGMAPSRPRWNIHGHVSDASIKVGENVWDVVSSRPRWNIHGHVSDASIKVGENVWDVAPSRPRWNVHGHVSDASIKVGENVWDVASSRPRWNVHGHVSDASIKVGENVWDVAPSRPRWNIHGHVSESHVVLGALSGEGQPNAARPCESPPDHVSQSGLSLGAQSPVWEHEPQLPAETASDGACAQVAGSGSGHARGLQAPLSAVVGSGDLGDGNPEEPGSGTSADTDSLSPGHPISLQEGAAAPSSPSLGEEEAAAQRWGQEQAYLTGLAEQYRLEQYPDSYEAMSEPPVAHLLHHGLPRAFALPEHPRGRSGADETAVQLSELLPLPVLMKHSITAPLAAHVSLVNKAAVDYFFGELRLEAHFEALRHFLLMEDGEFAQSLSDLLFEKLGAGQTPGELLNPLVLNSVLSKALQYSLHGDTPYAANLSFALKFLPEAFAPNAPDVLSCLELRYKVDWPLNIVVTEGCLSRYSGIFSFLLQLKLMMWTLKDICFHLKRTALVSQAAGSVQFRQLQLFKHEMQHFVKVTQGYIANQILHVTWCEFRARLAQVGDLEEIQRAHAEYLHKAVFRGLLTEKAAPVMNVIHSIFSLVLKFRSQLISQPWVPASGPRGAEHPNFALMQQSYSTFKYYSHFLFKVVTKLVNRGYQPHLEDFLLRINFNNYYQDA